A stretch of the Malus sylvestris chromosome 10, drMalSylv7.2, whole genome shotgun sequence genome encodes the following:
- the LOC126587581 gene encoding uncharacterized protein LOC126587581, whose protein sequence is MLSFSPTSNATLLNSPTSFSLPPSPPRSARFKMSIDSLPPLPENRTVVGVGAVVVDFLAAVASYPKPDDKIRSTSVKVQGGGNAGNAFTCAARLGLNARLISKVANDTQGRGILEGLQDDGIDTSFVVVSEEGNSPFTYIIVDNETKTRTCIHTPGYPPMIPDDLSQSSLSSALDGARILYLDCRIHETALVVAQEAARKNIPILVDGERLREGLDGLLNLADYAVCSAKFPQAWTEAASVSSALVSMLLKLPKIKFAIVTLGEDGCIMLERSVDETPQIEEMDVDSLLESLKQRKDDSTAIPTCVSSPVTKLRANGIGTVCGRLLVGTAEKVPPEELVDTTGAGDSFIGAVLYAICTNMPPEKMLPFAAQVAGACCRALGARTGLPHRTDARLASFLS, encoded by the exons ATGCTTTCTTTCTCCCCAACTTCCAATGCCACTCTTCTCAACTCACCAACAtccttctccctccctccctccccacCTCGCTCCGCCAG GTTCAAAATGTCAATCGATTCTCTCCCTCCTCTCCCCGAAAACCGAACCGTC GTCGGCGTCGGCGCGGTGGTCGTTGATTTTTTGGCCGCAGTGGCCTCTTATCCTAAGCCGGACGATAAAATCAGATCCACCAGCGTAAAG GTTCAAGGAGGTGGGAATGCAGGTAATGCCTTTACTTGCGCAGCTCGTTTGGGTTTGAATGCCAGGCTGATTTCCAAG GTTGCAAATGATACACAAGGCAGGGGTATACTGGAGGGGCTGCAGGATGACGGCATTGATACTTCTTTTGTTGTG GTTTCCGAGGAGGGTAATTCACCATTTACCTACATTATTGTTGACAACGAAAC GAAAACTCGCACCTGTATTCATACTCCAGGATATCCTCCCATGATACCAGATGACCTTTCCCAATCAAGTTTATCATCTGCGTTGGATGGAGCAAGAATTCTTTATTTAGATTGCCGAATACATGAAACTGCATTAGTTGTTGCGCAGGAG GCTGCTCGGAAAAATATACCTATATTAGTTGATGGTGAACGGCTAAGAGAAGGGTTGGATGGTCTTCTAAACTTGGCTGATTATGCTGTATGCTCAGCGAAATTTCCGCAG GCATGGACAGAAGCAGCATCTGTTTCTAGTGCTCTTGTTTCAATGCTTTTGAAATTGCCAAAGATCAAATTTGCAATTGTGACATTGGGAGAAGATGGATGCATTATGCTTGAGAGAAGTGTGGACG AAACTCCTCAGATAGAAGAAATGGATGTCGACAGCTTGTTGGAATCACTGAAGCAGAGAAAGGATGATAGCACAGCTATCCCAACATGTGTTTCATCG CCGGTGACAAAATTGAGAGCCAACGGAATAGGGACAGTTTGTGGGAGGTTGTTGGTTGGAACAGCTGAGAAAGTACCGCCGGAAGAACTCGTAGACACAACAGGTGCTGGAGATAGTTTTATTGGAGCAGTTCTTTATg CTATTTGCACCAACATGCCACCAGAGAAAATGCTGCCGTTTGCTGCACAAGTG GCAGGTGCCTGCTGTAGGGCTTTAGGAGCTCGAACTGGCCTTCCACATCGCACAGATGCACGCCTGGCATCATTTCTATCTTAA